A region of the Sander vitreus isolate 19-12246 chromosome 1, sanVit1, whole genome shotgun sequence genome:
ctgtccccctctctctctgtctctctctctctctctctctctctctctctctctctctctctctctctctctctctgtctctctctctctctctctctctgtctctctctctctctctctctctctgtctctctctctctgtctctctctctctctctctctgtctctctctgtctctctctccctctctctctctctctctctctctctctctctgtccccctctctctctgtctctctctgtctctctctctgtctctctctctctctgtccctctctctctctgtctctctctctctgtctctctctctctctctctgtctctctctctgtctctctctctctctctctctctgtctctctctctatctccctctctctctgtctctctctctctctctgtctccctctctctctctctctctctctctctgtctctctctctctctgtctctctctctctctctgtgtctctgtctgtctgtctctctctctctctctctctctctgtctctctctctctctctctctctctctctctctctctctctctctctctctctctctctctctctctctctctctctctctctctctgtctctctctctctgtctctctctctctctctctctctgtctctctctctgtctctctctctctctctctctctctctctctctctctctctgtctccctctctctctctctctctctctctccctctgtctctctctgtctctctctcgctctctctctgtctctccctctctccttccctctctctcgctctctttctctctacctccctctttctctctctctctctccctccctctctctctctctctctctctctgtctctctctctctctcttctctctgtctctctctctctatccctctctctatctctctccctccctctctctctctttcagcagcgtccctctctctctgtaatcATGGCGGCTGTGGGAGTGGAGGCCGCCGGGCCGTGGTTCCTGTCGTCCGGCGTGGTCAgtgtcttcctcctcctcctcctcctcttcctcctctccatcttCCTCACGGCTCTGTGCAGCAAGTGCAGCAGGTCAGCTGATCTTGGTTTAAGCGTGCTTTCAAGCCTTTGTTGAACAAAGAGCGCCATTTAGTGGCCAATCCGTGATTTAATAAGTTATTAATTCCAACAGAACGGGCCGAGTCTTGTTTTCTGTCCCTTGTTCAACCCAGTCAACTTTGCAGagtgtattttttattaagaGTAGGGTTCATATGATTTCCTGTTGTGtgaatattaatataatatacccAGGTAGTTTCTATAGGGtcttaaaacatgaaaacatatacagtatctgtgcaTGATGTGACACTGGAATGTTCTTGGTTACATCTACGGCAGTGATGACACTAGATGTACGAAAACACacgttacaacacacacatacggacgcacacgcacataaacacacaaaagtgcaaacacacgcacgcacacatgcatgcacacacacacacacacgcacagacacgcacacacacacacacacacgcacgcacacacacacacaaacacacacacatacagacgcatgcacacatccacacacgcacacacacacacacacatgcacacatccacacacgcacacacacacacacacacacgcacacacacacacacgcacacacacaaacgcacacacgcatgcacaaaagcagcagaaacactgaaaaggaacaaaaaagtaaaagcccagttttttattatttacgcCTATGCTCCAACgatataaataatgtaataattatgttaaataaaatgcaaacgATACTTCCCATCATCGCCTGGAATCCGACTCCCATCAACGTGTCCTCTGGCTGTGGGACTGGGTGTTGTCGTCCAGCTTTTATGAATGAAgtttctctctttgtgttttctAGACGAAATTTTGAGCTGCAAGACTCCAAGGCGACCAAAGACCCTTCAGCTCTGATCAGAGTGGTAAGACAGGCAGCCCaaactgttctctctctctctctctgtctctctctctctctgtctgtctctctctctgtctgtctgtctctctctctctctctctctgtctctctctctctctgtctctctctccctctctctccctctctctgtctctctctctctctctctgtctctctctctctctgtctctctctctctctctctgtctctctctctctctctctctctgtctctctctctctctgctctctctctctctgctctgtctctctctctctctctctctctctctctctgtctctctctctctctgtctctctgtctctctctctctctcgtctctctctctctctctctctctctctctctcccgtctctctctctctctctctgtctctctccctctctctctctctctctctctctcccctctctctctctctctctctctctctctctctctctgtccctctctctcctctctctctctctctccctctctctctctctctctctctctctctgatctctccctctctctctctctctctctctctctctctctctctctctctctctctctctctctctctctctgtccttcgtgtcttctctgtgtctctgtccctctctatctctcccacgtctctctctctcgatacTTTGGTCGTTTTTTCGCCGTttgttgttgcctttttttgacAACTTTAGACCCACTCGTCCCTCTCTTTACGTCTCATGTGATGGATGTTTTATGTCGTCTTGTTGATTGACAGGTGAAGCTGGAAGAAGCCATGGTGGCGAGAGAGAACCCGATGATCCACGAGATCCAGAACGATGAAAAAGGTGAGCCGACCTCTGAACAGCTGACAGACGTCAGGGTTTAGGTGCAGTACCTGAGACTGATGAATGGAACTCttctcttttgtgtgtgtgtgtctgtgtgcgtgtgtgtgtatgtgtgtgtgtgtgtgtgtgtgtgtgtgtgtgtgtgtgtgtgtgtgtgtgtgtgtgtgtcagatgttCAGACCAATGGCAGTGCAGCAGTGATAAAGACAGCCAGTGATCCGAAAACAGCCGGTAATTTATTTATCATCCTGTCGATCAGAAGAAATAACTTTTAACTGACACCAAAACATAACAGACTACATTTCccatgctctgtgtgtgtgtgtgtgtgtgtgtgtgtgtgtgtgtgtgtgtgtgtgtgtgtgtgtgtgtgtgtgtgtgtgtgtgtgtgtgtgtgtgtgtgtgtgtgtgtgtgtgtgtgtgtgttcagagtcAGGTCCTGAAGAGGAAAACTCTGTCCCGTTCACTCCCTGGAGGAGCCACCTGAGGGAGCCACAGAACCAGGGTCTGTAGTTCAATTCATTCAAACCAAtccaactttattgtccccttGGGGGGAACTTTTCGTGGACTGTGGCGCTGACAACTTTAGCTGCTCttacaacaacaataaagaTCAATACACAGAAACAATAAGACAGAGATCAATTAATaggaacaattaaaaaaaaacagagtcaAGTAAACAAGCCAAGGGCCACATCAACAGAACGCCGTGATAATATTCAACGCTGGTTCGGACGATACCGTACGAAATCATTACTTACGCAAAAAGGCGAGtgccggctacagagctccgtgaaaTGGCGCCGAATCAGCAGCCGTTTGGTTTCTGAGTTTACCTgataaaaggtgactgtgagccagttTGTTTCAGTGgacattacagttaagtttaggggACAACACCCCTAGTTAACCTTTGTgtgccagagatgttcacaagtaattttttggaagtccaagtcaagtctcaagtcttttgccacgagtgCAATgcgcatgtcctgtagctccatccatacagtccagtatcatagcatgtcctgtagctccatccatacagtccagtatcatagcatgtcctgtagctccatccatacagtccagtatcatagcatgtcctgtagctaccatccatacagtccagtatcatagcatgtcctgtagctaccatccatacagtccagtatcatagcatgtcctgtagctccatccatacagtccagtatcatagcatgtcctgtagctccatccatacagtccagtatcatagcatgtcctgtagctaccatccatacagtccagtatcatagcatgtcctgtagctccatccatacagtccagtatcatagcatgtcctgtagctccatccatacagtccagtatcatagcatgtcctgtagctccatccatacagtccagtatcatagcatgtcctgtagctccatccatacagtccagtgtcatagcatgtcctgtagctccatccatacagtccagtatcatagcatgtcctgtagctccatccatgcagtccagtatcatagcatgtcctgtagctactatccatacagtccagtatcatagcatgtcctgtagctccatccatacagtccagtatcaacaTCAGTTGTGGGATAAcgttatggggtctacttaacacatccctctagacctcggacctggtgaaatattaacctaaagctgtcacatcatatggatacaactataaagatacaatgtgcctgttcccagcattagcacaacactttgcgatggttagcttgttacctgtggtgatatatgctGAATGTAACGTCTATTtcactttcaaaaaaatgtctaatgtcggagtggaaatcaagagaatagtggcagcgccacaccagttacagaacaacatgcatctcagtgtcagtccaaattacgcacaataagcagtttgaactcactgatgtaatgccatttattttctaagtgttagtaggctcagtgagactgagtccagcgcgagggagacccgactcagaggaggagaggttagggAGGCcggcgtctccacggcaggtgacagtacgcacggatccgctgcgccacgcatggatgaaataatgaaatagtaaataggactacagcaacagaaatacagtcatgtgaaaaaattaggacacccatgctaaagttgactaaaaagagaaataaaaaaatcatcttttggaaattgatcttaatgccttaattaaaaaaatcatcacatacccttcaccatacccccacatcatcacatacccttcaccatacccccacatcatcacatacccttcaccatacccccccatcatcacatacccttcaccatacctagagattaacatggttgtatttcagttagtctaacagctggtttgatttgcattgagagatgattttatggaaagtaccccatgccaatctctaggtatggtgaagggtatgtctggacttatctaaatctgggggatacggtgatataagacaaagtcccaataagtcggcgtgttcctttaagtctgCAGACTGCCTAACtgatagcctgacaagccagacccacatccagatgttgggtctgggaactcccctttggctgggctcaatccgaggggcgggataaacggttgtctttcagattccctctgcacgcaataggatagctctacaaccaatcagagcaacgctagttgatagattacactttaaactccgaacacatcttccttttttaagaatgacttcagtgtcgttctttgttctttcctcaaagaaaagctgaactccaagtcttccagagtcgcggccaaagccgactccaaagaccgctgttcaccagcagcagcagccatcttctttgttttcaagtagcagggaattcacgcagaactgtcgcaactctgccgtcattatgttaagccccgcccaccgactctatacacgatgtgattggcctgaccagagtttggtttttccagctcgcaagccaacggagagttgctagacgacacTGGCTGCAAAAAACATTTGCTGCCGCAAGgttgcgtctagatttctaggctgcCTAACTGACCCTTACCCCTGCAAATAATTGAGCTGAAAAGACAGACACTAATCGACGATGAAAATAACCAATAGTTGCCGCCCTAGTAGGAATACTAATAATATCATTGTGTCTCTCTGACAGATGTGCACAGCTCCGCCCCTCCAGACCACATCTATCACACCATCGGGGGAGCTGTCGTGTCTCCCCCACCGACCAATCGAGAGCCGGCGGAGGAGCACACCGCTCGCTCTGCAGTGGCGGGCAACTCGACCGACAGGAACTCGGTGTACGCACAAGTCAGCAAGAAGTGTAGACCGCCCGTGCCGCCCAATCACGCACCTGCGGCGgtgcaggaagaggaagaggaagacgagGAGTCTTCACCGCCACTGCCAGAAAGGAAGACACAGCTGGaggaatgatgatgatgatgatgatgatggacaTGAGACAAAGACGGGGACCGAGAATAATGGATGGCAGCTATTAAGGACAAAGTATGGGGTGGAACAAATGCAATTGGatctgtttattttcttttttttaaaacagactGAGGTAATATTTTTGCAGCGTTGCTGAACtattttttaattgtaaaaataaGGAACATTTCAAACACTTGTGTACGAAGGCTGAACTAACATTTTCCCGAAAAGGAATCCGACGCGTCTCCACTTCCTTCCTGTACAAAGCGAAGCCAAAATCTCCTGGATTAGGATCAGAAAAACGGCCACGTAGGTCGtttgttccagcatcattctAACCTGTATTGATgtttctagtggcggcgccctctagtggctgtagtagttatgacgggagaaaagcaggaagtaaggtgaggaagtatggGAGCGCCAGAGAATGTCTAATAATTGGAGAACTTCCACTCTTGGGaaacttccggcttctgaactggttgcagttccactctggttccatatgGGGACGCTCACGGGCCAGTgtagaatgaatgggactctatggagctatacccctcaaaatccacttttctcaggatatcattttttgtctagtaatttgaatgttgcattcgaaaggggaggctaagaaaatacacactgcttttttaaaaggcttttttgttctaaaaagccttttaaaatgtcaatgacgtcatacacatatacggccagagatactgctttacagcaagctctgagtcacttcctttgttctcttgaagcatcgacaacacagctgacaggttagactctctctgttaatacaacacagctgacaggttagactctctctgttaatacaacacagctgacaggttagactctccctgttaatacaacacagctgacaggttagactctctgttaatacaacacagctgacaggttagactctctgttaatacaacacagctgacaggttagactctctgttaatacaacacagctgacaggttagactctctctgttaatacaacacagctgacaggttagactctcggttaatacaacacagctgacaggttagactctctctgttaatacaacacagctgacaggttagactctctgttaatacaacacagctgacaggttagtctctctctgttaatacaacacagctgacaggttagactctctgttaatacaacacagctgacaggttagactctctctgttaatacaacacagctgacaggttagactctctgttaatacaacacggctgacaggttagactctccctgttaatacaacacagctgacaggttagactctctctgttaatacaacacagctgacaggttagactctccctgttaatacaacacaactgacaggttagactctctctgttaatacaacacagctgacaggttagactctccctgttaatacaacacagctgacaggttagactctctctgttaatacacgtgctaaaaagaggtttgctaatgtttcaAAGACCACGCCGacatattcactctgacattctggttctgtttGAAACCGCACCCATTACCTTCTccggtttagatatgaggacataTTGCTGTGGGTcgtattggggggggggacaaatcTCTGGTTTTGGGGAAGTCTTGTGATTGGGGGGGTGGAGCTGCGGTGTCCCAACCAATCACATCACAATCTGATGctgaaaaaactaaataaatagagtAATAAAAAAGATATGCATTAGGAGGATTAACGTAGATTAAATGTATTCCGGACACTTGTTTTTCACACaaactcaataaataaatactttcattttttgggcaatgCAAATGCATATGTCAtccttatactgtatatatatacacatatatacattttacGGGGAGAAAGTGTGCTAAATGCTGTAACCACATGCTAACTAACACCAGGTCTGTAAGCTTTGCTGCCATTGTTCATTTCTCCCAAATTTCggatcacattcctgctgaaacatgtctttATTGGTGACTTTTCACGGAAGAAAGACTGTAAGAGTCAGTCTCCGGCTACAACGGACTGTAACGTAGACTCAATCCATTCCGGACACTTGAATTTCCACCCCAAATTCTATGACTAAATCCTTAATTTTACAGGAAATACCTACGATATGTCATCCttacctcctcctctttctacTCCAACCAACCTCCAGATTCAAGGACCAATTGTTTGGGAAAAAATCcccagccctccggagcagatacgcagagcttttatttttgcaggacgccggagagctccgcagcaattcagcacagggcagatagtgcaggacaggaagtcgagcacagaaaacaaaataaaacatccggttaattttcaaaataaaatccaccgtgctcacggcggatcatatttccctgcactacactttgaaaacacagctcagagttgtttccccctctactcctctggatggaaacaaactggtgttggttttgtggttctattctacgtgaattcgcgagatctcgtgggtcctcgtgacttcagctgtcagtcatggccgcagccgtaccGCAACagatccggacctggtgggtattgacggacggcggagcacgcagccgacacgcagcggagccgcAGTTGGTGGAATTTCGGtgtaacttctcctgctccagatttcccaccgtggtcagaaagaacagaggagacactagagtcactactcactctgaagataatcaccatcactctctcacttctccctcgctctatcacacacacacacacacacacacacacacacacacacaccggctcaacgcacacaccaacacacaagtataaacatcaggcctcTTACGTATGCTACTcggaaagctctgcgtggagcctctgcagaaccataaaacaagctttaaagggtaactattgtttttttcaaccatattttcctatgtttttgtgtctaagtgactgatgggaacaacaatctttgacattggtccagtatttatcgagttgctgcagtcggcagctgAGAAACAAGCTACGTTGTAAGTTAATAGGGTTATTGTAAAGCTTGTGTAGACTTTAGTTAGACAGTTATTAGTGTTAATTTACAAAAAAGTGCTTGTTCTGCCGCtgtcagactcagattattattctaagtgtctgacaacattatggaaaggatttctaaggagatCGACCTTTCTCAAAGGGTTAAACAGTAAGatccaaaca
Encoded here:
- the LOC144521367 gene encoding uncharacterized protein LOC144521367, with the protein product MAAVGVEAAGPWFLSSGVVSVFLLLLLLFLLSIFLTALCSKCSRRNFELQDSKATKDPSALIRVVKLEEAMVARENPMIHEIQNDEKDVQTNGSAAVIKTASDPKTAESGPEEENSVPFTPWRSHLREPQNQDVHSSAPPDHIYHTIGGAVVSPPPTNREPAEEHTARSAVAGNSTDRNSVYAQVSKKCRPPVPPNHAPAAVQEEEEEDEESSPPLPERKTQLEE